From a single Couchioplanes caeruleus genomic region:
- a CDS encoding OsmC family protein encodes MPIRTASARWSGNLTEGSGTVKTGKGGYEGNYSFKSRFEEGEGTNPEELIAAAHAGCFSMAFSKALADAGFTPTSVDTTAKVHLDKTDAGFGVTRIELETVGDVPNVDPDTFQKLAEGAKENCPISRLLSPGAEITLSATLA; translated from the coding sequence ATGCCTATTCGCACTGCTTCCGCCCGCTGGTCGGGCAACCTCACCGAGGGCTCCGGAACCGTCAAGACCGGAAAGGGCGGGTACGAGGGGAACTACTCCTTCAAGTCCCGCTTCGAGGAGGGCGAGGGGACCAACCCCGAGGAGCTGATCGCCGCCGCGCACGCCGGCTGCTTCTCGATGGCGTTCTCGAAGGCTCTTGCGGACGCCGGTTTCACCCCCACCTCCGTCGACACCACCGCCAAGGTGCACCTCGACAAGACCGACGCCGGCTTCGGCGTCACCCGCATCGAGCTGGAGACCGTCGGCGACGTGCCGAACGTCGACCCCGACACGTTCCAGAAGCTCGCCGAGGGCGCGAAGGAGAACTGCCCGATCTCGCGGCTGCTCTCCCCCGGCGCCGAGATCACCCTCAGCGCCACCCTGGCCTGA
- a CDS encoding arginine deiminase — translation MAPYVDSEVGRLATVILHRPGAELARLTPRNNDSLLFDGIPWVGRAQEEHDRFAQALRDRGVEVLYLGGLLEETLAVAEARAELTRSVLESTRLGDTLRERVAAHLADLGPRDLAHVLMAGLAHEEVKPGPGRTGGLVYELMDRHDFVIDPLPNLLFTRDSSVWVRDKVAVTSLAMPARNRETTLTRAIYTHHPRFAGTELLYTPGLEHVEGGDVLLLAPDVLAIGVGERTTPAGAERLARRVFAAGLAETILVVPIAQERATMHLDTVCTMVDVDAVVMYPNVADALRAYPVTRGFDGEPVVGEGRPFLVAAAEAMGIDRLRIIDTGLDPVTAEREQWDDGNNTLALAPRLCVAYERNVETNAQLERAGIEVIAISGSELGSGRGGPRCMSCPVERAPLSPPARAGG, via the coding sequence GTGGCCCCATACGTCGACAGCGAGGTCGGCCGCCTCGCCACCGTGATCCTGCACCGGCCCGGCGCCGAGCTGGCCCGGCTCACCCCGCGCAACAACGACTCCCTGCTCTTCGACGGCATCCCCTGGGTCGGCCGGGCGCAGGAGGAGCACGACCGGTTCGCCCAGGCCCTGCGCGACCGCGGGGTGGAGGTCCTCTACCTGGGCGGGCTGCTGGAGGAGACGCTGGCCGTGGCCGAGGCCCGGGCCGAACTCACCCGCAGCGTCCTCGAGTCGACCCGGCTGGGCGACACCCTGCGCGAGCGCGTCGCCGCCCACCTGGCCGACCTCGGCCCGCGCGACCTGGCCCACGTGCTCATGGCCGGCCTGGCGCACGAGGAGGTCAAGCCGGGCCCCGGCCGGACCGGCGGCCTGGTGTACGAGCTGATGGACCGGCACGACTTCGTCATCGACCCGCTGCCGAACCTGCTGTTCACCCGCGACTCGTCGGTGTGGGTACGCGACAAGGTGGCGGTCACCAGCCTCGCGATGCCCGCGCGCAACCGCGAGACCACGCTGACCCGGGCGATCTACACGCACCACCCCCGGTTCGCCGGCACCGAGCTGCTCTACACGCCCGGCCTCGAGCACGTGGAGGGCGGCGACGTGCTGCTGCTCGCCCCGGACGTGCTCGCGATCGGCGTGGGGGAGCGCACCACGCCCGCGGGCGCCGAGCGGCTGGCCCGCCGGGTCTTCGCGGCCGGCCTGGCCGAGACGATCCTGGTGGTGCCGATCGCGCAGGAGCGCGCCACGATGCACCTCGACACCGTCTGCACGATGGTCGACGTCGACGCCGTGGTGATGTATCCGAACGTCGCCGACGCGCTGCGGGCGTACCCGGTGACCAGGGGTTTCGATGGTGAACCCGTCGTCGGGGAGGGCCGGCCGTTCCTGGTCGCCGCGGCGGAGGCGATGGGCATCGACCGGCTGCGCATCATCGACACCGGCCTGGACCCGGTGACCGCCGAGCGGGAGCAGTGGGACGACGGCAACAACACGCTCGCGCTGGCCCCGCGGCTGTGCGTGGCGTACGAGCGCAACGTCGAGACCAACGCGCAGCTGGAACGCGCCGGCATCGAGGTCATCGCGATCAGCGGCTCCGAGCTCGGCTCCGGCCGCGGCGGCCCGCGCTGCATGTCCTGCCCGGTCGAGCGGGCGCCGCTCAGTCCCCCCGCACGTGCGGGGGGATGA
- the serS gene encoding serine--tRNA ligase, whose product MIDLRLLREDPELFRASQRLRGESADKVDELLRADEQRRSATQRFEAVRAEQKSLGKQVAKASGDERAALLARTKELAAEVKAAEAAAGTADETLRRAHLAIPNLVEDGVPPGGEDDFVVLREVGERPAIDKPRDHLEIGEALGAIDTERGAKVSGSRFYFLTGVGALLQLGMLQMAIAQAVERGFTPSITPSLVRPEAMEGTGFLGSHASEVYRLEADDLYLVGTSEVPLAAYHSNEIIDLEGGPERFAGWSSCFRREAGSHGKDVRGILRVHQFDKVEMFSFCRPEEAQSEHQRLLAMEEEMLAKVEVPYRVIDVAAGDLGSSAVRKYDCEAWVPSQGRYREVTSTSNCTTFQARRLNIRYRDADGKAQTAATLNGTLATTRWLIPILENHQQPDGSVRVPKALQPYLGGRDILEPVR is encoded by the coding sequence GTGATTGACCTGCGTCTGCTCCGCGAGGACCCCGAGCTGTTCCGTGCCAGCCAGCGGCTGCGCGGCGAGTCCGCCGACAAGGTGGACGAGCTGCTGCGCGCCGACGAGCAGCGCCGATCGGCCACCCAGCGCTTCGAGGCCGTACGGGCGGAGCAGAAGTCCCTCGGCAAGCAGGTCGCGAAGGCCTCGGGCGACGAACGGGCGGCGCTGCTGGCCCGCACCAAGGAGCTCGCGGCCGAGGTCAAGGCCGCCGAGGCCGCGGCGGGCACGGCCGACGAGACGCTGCGCCGGGCCCACCTGGCCATTCCCAACCTGGTGGAGGACGGCGTGCCGCCCGGCGGCGAGGACGACTTCGTCGTGCTCCGCGAGGTCGGTGAACGTCCCGCCATCGACAAGCCGCGGGACCACCTCGAGATCGGTGAGGCGCTCGGCGCGATCGACACCGAGCGCGGCGCGAAGGTCTCGGGGTCACGGTTCTACTTCCTCACCGGCGTCGGCGCGCTGCTGCAGCTGGGCATGCTGCAGATGGCCATCGCCCAGGCGGTCGAGCGCGGCTTCACGCCGTCGATCACGCCGTCGCTGGTCCGCCCCGAGGCGATGGAGGGCACCGGGTTCCTCGGCTCGCACGCGAGCGAGGTGTACCGGCTCGAGGCCGACGACCTCTACCTCGTGGGCACGTCGGAGGTGCCGCTGGCGGCGTACCACTCGAACGAGATCATCGACCTGGAGGGCGGCCCGGAACGGTTCGCCGGATGGTCGTCGTGCTTCCGCCGGGAGGCCGGCTCGCACGGCAAGGACGTCCGCGGCATCCTGCGCGTGCACCAGTTCGACAAGGTCGAGATGTTCTCCTTCTGCAGGCCCGAGGAGGCGCAGTCCGAGCACCAGCGGCTGCTCGCCATGGAGGAGGAGATGCTCGCCAAGGTCGAGGTGCCGTACCGGGTGATCGACGTGGCGGCCGGCGACCTCGGCTCCAGCGCGGTCCGCAAGTACGACTGCGAGGCGTGGGTGCCGTCGCAGGGCCGCTACCGCGAGGTGACCTCGACGTCGAACTGCACCACGTTCCAGGCGCGGCGGCTCAACATCCGCTACCGGGACGCCGACGGCAAGGCCCAGACCGCGGCGACGCTCAACGGCACGCTCGCGACGACCCGCTGGCTGATCCCGATCCTGGAGAACCATCAGCAGCCGGACGGCTCGGTGCGCGTACCGAAGGCGCTCCAGCCGTACCTCGGCGGCCGCGACATTCTCGAACCTGTTCGCTAA
- a CDS encoding ACT domain-containing protein, producing the protein MLDLDLLPEEYAVCRLPAGSPLPASLSNGPDDKSVISVTWAPDEMSIICPSDRVPDGATVEAAWRCLRVVGPLDLALTGVLASLVTPLADARVNIIAFSTYDTDYLLVPRVRLSEAIDTLSAVGHRITV; encoded by the coding sequence ATGCTCGATCTCGACCTGCTCCCGGAGGAGTACGCGGTGTGCCGGCTGCCCGCCGGTTCCCCCCTGCCCGCCTCCCTGAGCAACGGTCCGGACGACAAGAGCGTCATCTCGGTGACCTGGGCGCCGGACGAGATGTCGATCATCTGCCCGAGCGACCGGGTGCCCGACGGCGCCACGGTGGAGGCGGCCTGGCGGTGCCTGCGCGTGGTGGGCCCGCTCGACCTGGCGCTGACCGGAGTTCTCGCCTCGCTCGTGACCCCGCTGGCCGACGCCCGGGTCAACATCATCGCCTTCTCGACGTACGACACGGACTATCTGCTGGTGCCGCGGGTGCGGCTCAGCGAGGCGATCGACACGCTCTCAGCCGTGGGTCACCGCATCACAGTCTGA
- a CDS encoding sensor histidine kinase has translation MPDGPDYTALARGQLALLRRIDTGETGLAALQHLVRLALEVLGGSGAGFAECGAGHGRIIAGAGVCEHALGRRVDHDRLTDDHAVYLPVEPTDDGTGTDHLLITRCAVGDVLIGFLYVAYAESDDAPGPEHHTVLDLLAAHAAHLYGDRAGLPVHGDSPEATGAWLTPAGGQQSATGGKRTHEDRDLFVAVTSHELRTPVTVIKGYADTLTNHWESLGEKGRREAVRVVGARAGELARLVDRLLSATSDDGGTGGSPPGPFDLVDALRAAVAELPADLRPRLVAELPAELPKAFGDRESLATILTELATNADKYSPPDTEVTVTAAADDSTVTFRVADRGIGVGPEHVERAFERYWQGDPDADGRNPGAGLGLYLVRRIVERQRGWVSLRPRDGGGTVAEVSLPRA, from the coding sequence ATGCCGGATGGACCCGACTACACCGCGCTGGCGCGGGGGCAGCTCGCGCTCCTGAGACGGATCGACACGGGCGAGACCGGCCTCGCCGCCCTGCAGCACCTCGTCCGGCTCGCGCTGGAGGTGCTCGGCGGCAGCGGCGCCGGTTTCGCCGAGTGCGGCGCCGGGCACGGCCGCATCATCGCGGGCGCCGGCGTCTGCGAACACGCGCTGGGCCGCCGGGTCGACCACGACCGGCTGACCGACGACCACGCCGTCTACCTGCCCGTCGAGCCGACCGACGACGGCACCGGCACGGACCACCTGCTCATCACGCGCTGCGCGGTCGGCGACGTGCTGATCGGCTTCCTGTACGTCGCCTACGCCGAGTCCGACGACGCGCCCGGCCCCGAGCACCACACGGTCCTCGACCTCCTCGCCGCGCACGCCGCCCACCTGTACGGCGACCGCGCCGGCCTGCCCGTCCACGGCGACAGCCCGGAGGCGACCGGCGCCTGGCTCACCCCGGCCGGCGGTCAGCAATCCGCGACCGGCGGGAAACGCACGCACGAGGACCGCGACCTGTTCGTGGCGGTGACCAGCCACGAGCTGCGGACGCCGGTCACGGTCATCAAGGGGTACGCGGACACGCTGACCAACCACTGGGAGTCGCTCGGCGAAAAGGGGCGTCGCGAGGCCGTACGCGTCGTCGGCGCCCGCGCCGGGGAGCTCGCCCGCCTGGTCGACCGGCTGCTCTCGGCCACCAGCGACGACGGGGGGACCGGTGGCTCCCCGCCCGGCCCGTTCGACCTCGTGGACGCGTTGCGGGCGGCGGTGGCGGAGCTCCCGGCGGACCTGCGCCCCCGGCTCGTCGCGGAGCTGCCCGCCGAGCTGCCCAAGGCCTTCGGGGACCGGGAGTCGCTCGCCACGATCCTCACCGAGCTGGCCACCAACGCGGACAAGTACTCGCCGCCCGACACCGAGGTGACCGTGACCGCGGCCGCCGACGACTCGACGGTCACGTTCCGGGTCGCCGACCGGGGCATCGGCGTCGGTCCGGAGCACGTCGAGCGGGCGTTCGAGCGCTACTGGCAGGGCGACCCGGACGCCGACGGGCGCAACCCGGGCGCCGGCCTCGGGCTGTACCTCGTCCGCCGCATCGTGGAACGACAGCGCGGCTGGGTGTCGTTGCGCCCGCGCGACGGCGGCGGCACGGTTGCCGAGGTCAGCCTGCCCCGCGCCTGA
- a CDS encoding metallopeptidase family protein codes for MGGVPVEMSRERFEELVGEALDEVPAELLRTMNNVVILVEDLPPDGSMDLLGLYQGIDLTRRGWDYAGVLPDTITIYRLPTLNVCETETDVIDEVAITVVHEIAHHFGIDDHRLHELGWG; via the coding sequence ATGGGCGGCGTGCCGGTCGAGATGAGCCGTGAACGCTTCGAGGAACTGGTCGGCGAGGCCCTCGACGAGGTGCCGGCCGAGCTGCTCAGGACGATGAACAACGTGGTGATCCTGGTCGAGGACCTGCCGCCCGACGGCAGCATGGACCTGCTCGGGCTCTACCAGGGCATCGACCTCACCCGGCGCGGCTGGGACTACGCCGGCGTGCTGCCCGACACGATCACGATCTATCGCCTGCCGACGCTGAACGTCTGCGAGACGGAGACCGACGTCATCGACGAGGTCGCCATCACGGTGGTGCACGAGATCGCCCACCACTTCGGCATCGACGACCACCGGCTGCACGAATTGGGATGGGGCTGA
- the pheA gene encoding prephenate dehydratase: MPGTPPTRFVYLGPEGTFTEQALRTIPAAERGIRTPARSVPEALEAVRTGEADAALVPLENSVGGAVPVTLDELGTGSPLVITREVVLPVEFVLGSASLTPLAAIRTVAAHPQASAQCRNWLRANLPDAVVVDMLSNAASAAAAAAGEYDAAICAPIGIPRNNLTVLAEKIADHADAVTRFALLSRPAAPAPPTGDDVTSLAVMIAHDRVGALLSVLTELAVRGINLSRIESRPTGEQLGVYVFFLDCTGHVAEPRLGEALQGLRRICAEVRFLGSYPRHRWSRQAQEEPLPTQPGLTNADFADSSAWLARLRAGEPS; encoded by the coding sequence ATGCCCGGCACCCCACCGACCCGATTCGTCTACCTCGGTCCCGAGGGGACCTTCACCGAGCAGGCGCTGCGGACGATCCCCGCGGCCGAACGGGGGATCCGTACCCCGGCCCGCAGCGTCCCCGAGGCGCTGGAGGCCGTACGCACCGGGGAGGCCGACGCCGCTCTGGTGCCGCTCGAGAATTCGGTCGGCGGGGCCGTGCCGGTCACGCTGGACGAGCTCGGCACGGGCAGCCCCCTGGTCATCACCCGCGAGGTGGTGCTGCCGGTCGAGTTCGTGCTCGGATCGGCCTCGCTGACGCCGCTCGCGGCCATCCGTACGGTCGCCGCGCACCCGCAGGCCTCCGCGCAGTGCCGCAACTGGCTGCGCGCCAACCTGCCCGACGCGGTGGTCGTCGACATGCTGTCCAACGCCGCCTCCGCCGCGGCCGCCGCGGCGGGGGAGTACGACGCGGCGATCTGCGCACCGATCGGGATTCCGCGCAACAACCTGACCGTGCTGGCCGAGAAGATCGCCGACCACGCCGACGCGGTGACCCGCTTCGCGCTGCTGTCCCGCCCGGCCGCGCCCGCGCCGCCGACCGGGGACGACGTGACGTCGCTGGCCGTGATGATCGCGCACGACCGGGTGGGCGCGCTGCTGTCGGTGCTCACCGAGCTGGCGGTCCGGGGCATCAACCTGTCCCGCATCGAGTCCCGGCCGACCGGCGAGCAGCTCGGCGTGTACGTCTTCTTCCTCGACTGCACCGGCCACGTCGCGGAGCCACGGCTGGGCGAGGCGCTGCAGGGCCTGCGCCGCATCTGCGCGGAGGTGCGCTTCCTGGGGTCGTACCCGCGGCACCGCTGGTCGAGGCAGGCGCAGGAGGAGCCGCTGCCCACGCAGCCGGGACTGACCAATGCGGACTTCGCGGACAGCTCGGCGTGGCTGGCCCGGCTGCGGGCCGGCGAGCCTTCCTGA
- a CDS encoding DUF5926 family protein, whose translation MSKRRKNPRAAADAAPKRQKVRDVFVARPFEGLADETEWIALRELVPAASAPLTLKPEIIEEYGDRPVTLSTVLPMAWPAMTRQDGRVFVGLQRHLQSGDVSRDVAEAVLCALRTQPGDTVAVPALPGEGPRLQDILEDGPLDISMHEGFEYWLDAEQAEDANVKASLERANASIYPTVRMSAAHAAYWCRVPDKAHVRWVLPDPEDAALDALARLSAAGDLLLGEDTKFAGMFRAHGLLVPVWDVPGEPEAGDWEAPLADFAKRYADTLAETAPLDGAARRAKQGLVGRQLTLR comes from the coding sequence GTGAGCAAGCGTCGAAAGAACCCCCGAGCCGCCGCCGACGCGGCGCCCAAGCGCCAGAAGGTGCGTGACGTCTTCGTCGCCCGGCCGTTCGAGGGCCTGGCCGACGAGACCGAGTGGATCGCGCTGCGCGAACTCGTCCCGGCCGCCTCCGCGCCGCTGACCCTCAAGCCGGAGATCATCGAGGAGTACGGCGACCGCCCGGTCACCCTCTCCACCGTGCTGCCGATGGCGTGGCCGGCCATGACCCGCCAGGACGGGAGGGTCTTCGTCGGCCTCCAGCGCCACCTGCAGTCCGGTGACGTGTCCCGGGATGTCGCGGAGGCCGTCCTGTGCGCGCTGCGTACCCAGCCGGGCGACACCGTCGCGGTTCCCGCGCTGCCCGGCGAGGGTCCCCGCCTGCAGGACATCCTCGAGGACGGCCCGCTCGACATCAGCATGCACGAGGGCTTCGAGTACTGGCTCGACGCCGAGCAGGCCGAGGACGCCAACGTGAAGGCGTCCCTCGAGCGGGCGAACGCGTCGATCTACCCGACCGTACGGATGTCCGCGGCGCATGCGGCGTACTGGTGCCGGGTACCGGACAAGGCGCACGTGCGCTGGGTCCTGCCCGACCCGGAGGACGCCGCGCTGGACGCACTGGCCCGCCTGTCGGCCGCGGGTGACCTGCTGCTCGGCGAGGACACGAAGTTCGCCGGCATGTTCCGCGCCCACGGGCTGCTCGTCCCGGTGTGGGACGTCCCGGGCGAGCCGGAGGCCGGCGACTGGGAGGCGCCGCTCGCCGACTTCGCCAAGCGGTACGCCGACACCCTCGCCGAGACGGCGCCGCTGGACGGGGCCGCCCGGCGCGCGAAGCAGGGCCTCGTCGGCCGCCAGCTCACCCTGCGCTGA
- a CDS encoding AIM24 family protein — MRSELFSAENLEKESAQPGLRLQNSKLLKAELNGEFMARVGSMVAYQGQVQFEALGSGGIGKFLKQKLTGEGVPLMRVSGRGDVFLAERAADIHLIDLEPGDALSINGANVLAFDSSLTYDIKMVQGAGMMSNAGLFNCVFSGHGRIAVTTKGTPVVLTVDQPTYVDPQAAICWSAGLQTGYHRAEQLGLGTLLGRTTGERFTMSFAGQGFVVVQPSEEPPGGLAGAAQGQQQQGGILGNLLGG, encoded by the coding sequence ATGCGCAGCGAACTGTTCTCGGCGGAGAACCTCGAGAAGGAGTCGGCCCAGCCCGGTCTCCGGCTGCAGAATTCGAAACTGCTCAAGGCGGAGCTGAACGGCGAGTTCATGGCCCGGGTCGGCTCGATGGTCGCGTACCAGGGGCAGGTGCAGTTCGAGGCGCTGGGCTCGGGCGGCATCGGCAAGTTCCTCAAGCAGAAGCTCACCGGCGAGGGCGTACCGCTGATGCGGGTGTCCGGCCGCGGTGACGTCTTCCTCGCCGAGCGCGCCGCCGACATCCACCTGATCGACCTCGAGCCCGGCGACGCCCTGTCGATCAACGGCGCGAACGTGCTGGCCTTCGACTCGTCGCTCACCTACGACATCAAGATGGTGCAGGGCGCCGGCATGATGTCCAACGCGGGCCTGTTCAATTGCGTCTTCTCCGGCCACGGCCGGATCGCGGTGACGACGAAGGGCACGCCGGTCGTGCTCACCGTCGACCAGCCCACCTACGTGGACCCGCAGGCGGCGATCTGCTGGTCGGCCGGCCTGCAGACCGGCTACCACCGCGCCGAGCAGCTCGGCCTGGGCACGCTGCTGGGCCGCACCACCGGCGAGCGCTTCACGATGAGCTTCGCCGGCCAGGGCTTCGTGGTCGTGCAGCCGTCGGAGGAGCCGCCGGGCGGCCTCGCCGGCGCCGCGCAGGGCCAGCAGCAGCAGGGCGGCATCCTCGGCAACCTGCTGGGCGGCTGA